A window of the Butyricimonas virosa genome harbors these coding sequences:
- a CDS encoding L-lactate permease: MFEVLFALLPMVILIIAMGICKWPGDKSSLLTLVITVMLATFAFGIPTREIGFTLINSTARACITILSVIWMAVFSYNILLDSGKIEVLKDQLATISTDRSVQVLLITWGFGGLLEGMAGYGTSVAIPAAILVTLGFRPLFAVLVSLIANSEPTTFGAVGIAETVLMEETGCPLPELCKATIQQLYPFIFLIPITLAILADRRRQALLKNILLGTLVGGVSFLAQYATAVYLGPEMPAILSSICSIIIIIAWSRWTEKSDTIPTKHSPRQIYQAWSVYGLIIFFILLAIPFNFRATSLLLFAGAFIGGRIQGVTTSRQFTLLGQTLVQIRSTIIMVIALVGISALMEISGMVQLLADTLTSISGKYYAFWSPLVGEIGTFITGSGTSANILFGKLQAGIAANMDIDPSWLAAANTTGTTAGKIISPQSIAIAASACQLQGQEGEILKQAFPYALVYGIILGIIVFIG; this comes from the coding sequence ATGTTCGAAGTCTTGTTTGCCTTACTGCCTATGGTTATACTGATCATAGCCATGGGGATATGCAAGTGGCCCGGGGATAAGAGTAGCCTGCTTACCCTTGTTATTACCGTTATGTTGGCCACTTTCGCCTTTGGTATTCCCACACGAGAGATCGGTTTCACTTTAATAAACAGTACCGCACGTGCTTGTATCACCATTCTTTCCGTTATCTGGATGGCCGTGTTTAGCTATAATATTCTGCTGGATTCCGGCAAGATTGAAGTGTTAAAAGACCAACTGGCAACGATTTCCACGGACAGGAGTGTACAGGTATTACTGATCACGTGGGGGTTCGGGGGCCTACTGGAAGGAATGGCCGGCTACGGGACCTCGGTCGCAATCCCGGCTGCCATACTCGTAACGCTGGGATTTCGCCCGTTGTTCGCCGTACTCGTGAGTCTCATCGCCAACAGTGAACCCACGACATTCGGAGCCGTCGGTATCGCGGAAACCGTTCTCATGGAAGAGACAGGCTGCCCGTTGCCTGAATTGTGTAAGGCTACCATTCAACAATTATATCCTTTTATATTCTTGATCCCAATTACCTTGGCTATATTGGCCGACAGACGCCGCCAAGCTTTACTCAAGAACATTTTGCTCGGCACGCTTGTCGGGGGCGTATCTTTCCTAGCACAATACGCCACGGCCGTATATCTCGGTCCGGAGATGCCAGCCATTCTAAGCAGTATTTGTTCCATCATTATTATTATCGCATGGAGTAGATGGACCGAAAAAAGTGACACAATTCCCACGAAACACTCGCCCCGACAAATATACCAAGCGTGGAGTGTCTACGGCCTTATCATTTTCTTTATATTACTGGCTATTCCCTTCAATTTCAGGGCAACGAGTTTATTGCTTTTTGCCGGAGCTTTTATCGGGGGACGGATACAGGGTGTAACGACAAGCAGGCAATTCACGTTACTCGGCCAAACTCTTGTACAAATCCGCAGTACCATTATTATGGTTATCGCCTTGGTCGGTATATCCGCACTCATGGAAATATCCGGTATGGTGCAATTACTGGCCGACACACTCACGTCCATCTCCGGGAAGTATTACGCTTTTTGGTCCCCTCTGGTCGGGGAAATAGGAACATTTATCACGGGTAGCGGTACTTCGGCAAACATTCTTTTCGGGAAGTTACAAGCAGGAATCGCCGCAAACATGGACATTGATCCTTCTTGGCTTGCCGCCGCCAACACCACAGGCACTACCGCCGGGAAAATCATCTCCCCCCAGAGTATTGCCATTGCCGCCTCCGCATGTCAATTACAAGGCCAAGAAGGGGAAATCCTAAAACAAGCTTTCCCTTATGCACTCGTGTATGGAATAATACTGGGAATTATCGTCTTTATCGGGTGA
- a CDS encoding D-glycero-alpha-D-manno-heptose-1,7-bisphosphate 7-phosphatase, translated as MKKAIFLDRDGTINSDEGHYYIYKVEDFVFNPGVIDGIRRLNEAGYLIIVVTNQGGVAKGEYTIEDVDNLHAHMCKELEKHGAHVDKIYYCPHHSSIAPCKCRKPSPYMIEQAIREFDIDKSASWLIGDGSRDIEAAEAAGIRGIKIPKNSDLTPVIDSILKQ; from the coding sequence ATGAAAAAGGCTATATTTTTGGATCGGGACGGGACCATCAATTCTGATGAAGGTCATTATTACATCTACAAGGTTGAAGACTTCGTTTTCAATCCCGGTGTTATTGACGGTATTCGTCGGCTGAACGAGGCGGGTTACTTGATTATCGTCGTTACCAACCAAGGTGGAGTCGCTAAAGGGGAGTACACGATCGAAGACGTGGACAACCTTCACGCCCACATGTGCAAGGAACTGGAAAAGCACGGGGCGCACGTGGACAAAATATACTACTGCCCTCATCACAGTAGTATTGCCCCCTGCAAATGCCGTAAACCGTCGCCTTACATGATCGAGCAAGCTATTCGGGAGTTCGACATTGACAAATCCGCCTCATGGTTAATCGGGGATGGCTCTCGGGACATCGAAGCGGCAGAGGCAGCCGGAATCCGGGGAATTAAAATACCGAAAAACAGTGATTTAACCCCGGTTATAGACTCTATCCTCAAGCAATAA
- a CDS encoding DUF4294 domain-containing protein yields MCKIFIISLLSLFINSFATAQSVVPSVIMGRDTVPHVLLHEVDVVARLKNPRKYARQQQRNQRMVYNVRKVFPYAKIAAAKINEIEYKLAQTDSEAKRKQIIKKEYKELMHTFKQPLMKLTVTQGKILVRLIYRETNNTSFNHIKEYKGTVNAYFWQSLALLFGNNLKADYEPNGRDREIEQVVRSIEKEAPSHISRR; encoded by the coding sequence ATGTGCAAAATATTTATCATATCACTCCTATCTTTATTTATTAACAGCTTTGCAACAGCGCAGAGTGTTGTCCCATCCGTGATTATGGGTAGGGATACCGTGCCTCATGTTCTTCTCCATGAAGTAGATGTCGTCGCCCGATTGAAGAATCCCCGAAAATACGCCCGCCAGCAACAACGGAACCAAAGGATGGTTTATAACGTGAGAAAGGTGTTCCCGTACGCGAAAATAGCCGCCGCCAAGATCAACGAGATTGAATATAAACTAGCGCAAACGGATTCCGAAGCAAAAAGAAAGCAGATTATCAAGAAAGAGTACAAGGAACTCATGCACACGTTCAAACAACCGTTGATGAAACTAACCGTCACGCAAGGGAAGATTCTCGTTCGCCTGATCTACCGGGAGACAAACAACACGTCGTTCAATCACATCAAGGAGTACAAGGGTACGGTGAACGCCTATTTCTGGCAATCGCTGGCTTTGTTATTCGGGAATAACCTGAAAGCCGATTACGAACCGAACGGACGAGACCGGGAAATCGAGCAGGTCGTGCGCTCGATCGAAAAGGAAGCCCCTTCTCACATCTCCCGGCGATAA
- a CDS encoding HesA/MoeB/ThiF family protein, producing the protein MPLTNQEQKRYNRHIILHDIRIQGQEKIKETSILVVGAGGLGSPILYYLTAAGVGHIGIMDDDVVSESNLQRQILYDTTHVGTPKVTVATTKLKQLNPFTRITPYFTRLSLDNALEIISKYDIVMDATDNLHARYLINDACVKLGKPFVYGSICEFCGQVSVFNYQNGPTYRDLFEYNDEIENFSQPLGVIGALPGIVGSLQANEAIKIILEKPGVLSGKLLTIDILNNTYLTFAIRKKERREESLFK; encoded by the coding sequence ATGCCACTAACCAATCAAGAACAAAAACGTTATAATCGACACATTATCCTACACGACATTAGAATTCAAGGACAAGAAAAAATTAAAGAAACGAGCATACTAGTCGTAGGAGCCGGGGGATTAGGCTCACCCATACTATATTACCTCACGGCAGCAGGAGTCGGCCATATCGGCATCATGGACGACGATGTTGTTTCGGAATCCAACCTGCAACGCCAAATATTATACGACACGACTCACGTGGGAACCCCGAAAGTCACCGTCGCCACCACGAAATTAAAACAACTAAATCCATTCACCCGGATTACACCATATTTTACCCGGTTATCGCTGGATAACGCACTGGAAATCATTTCCAAATACGATATTGTGATGGACGCAACAGATAATCTCCACGCCCGTTACCTAATTAATGATGCCTGCGTGAAGCTGGGAAAACCGTTCGTTTACGGCAGCATATGCGAGTTCTGCGGGCAAGTGTCCGTGTTCAATTACCAGAACGGCCCCACTTACCGGGATCTTTTCGAGTACAATGACGAGATCGAGAATTTCTCGCAACCGCTGGGTGTCATCGGGGCATTACCGGGAATTGTCGGTTCCCTTCAAGCGAACGAGGCAATTAAAATCATACTGGAGAAACCCGGCGTACTTTCCGGGAAATTACTGACCATAGATATATTGAATAACACGTACCTTACTTTTGCCATCCGAAAGAAGGAACGAAGAGAGGAATCCTTGTTCAAATAA
- a CDS encoding YqgE/AlgH family protein — translation MEKEFQDLFQIRHNDDRVEVGKVLIAEPFLEGKYFNRSVVYMVEHDPSGSVGFVLNKPLPYTTSELVKELEGVYFPVYIGGPVERNQLYYIHRRNDIPDSEEIAKGIYWGGDFKALTEMLKAGKVLEGEIRFFAGYSGWTDSQLENELQENSWMVGTIPTDTLFTIPNEGLWEQAMSSLGGRYKLWANFPEDPILN, via the coding sequence GTGGAAAAGGAATTTCAGGATCTGTTTCAGATACGTCACAACGATGACCGTGTTGAGGTGGGAAAGGTGTTGATTGCAGAACCTTTTCTGGAAGGTAAGTATTTTAATCGTTCCGTGGTTTACATGGTGGAACATGATCCGAGTGGGAGCGTGGGTTTTGTATTGAACAAGCCGTTACCTTACACGACTTCCGAGTTGGTAAAAGAACTCGAAGGCGTATATTTCCCCGTGTACATTGGTGGTCCCGTGGAACGTAATCAATTGTATTACATCCATCGGAGAAATGACATACCGGATTCGGAAGAGATTGCGAAGGGTATATACTGGGGAGGTGATTTTAAGGCTTTGACGGAGATGTTGAAAGCCGGAAAGGTATTGGAAGGCGAGATTCGTTTCTTTGCAGGGTATAGTGGCTGGACAGATAGCCAGTTGGAGAATGAACTGCAGGAGAATTCTTGGATGGTGGGGACAATTCCTACCGACACGCTGTTTACCATCCCGAACGAGGGGTTATGGGAACAAGCCATGAGTTCTCTGGGCGGAAGATACAAGCTGTGGGCGAATTTTCCGGAAGACCCGATTCTTAATTAA
- a CDS encoding glucose-6-phosphate isomerase gives MDRIKLDYSKVLSFVGEEEIAVQREKATKALKDLEDGTCKGSDFLGWLDLPVHITDDELDRISACANKLREQTDVVVIVGIGGSYLGAKAVIEAMSGSFDAYSGTKVVFAGNNVSEDYLYELQAFLKDKKFGICVISKSGTTTEPAVAFRLLKDQLIEQEGITVARERIVAITDEKKGALRTMSDREGYETFIIPDNVGGRYSVLTPVGLLPVVIAGFDVRALVKGAVDMRAYSKGNGAELSATYAAVRNALYEKGYVIEITVNFNPKLHYVAEWWKQLYGESEGKENKGIFPASVDFTTDLHSMGQYIQEGRRNLFETVLSIDKTKYSLQVPCDAHDLDKLNYLAGKRVDEVNKMAELGTQLAHVDGGVPNIRVIIPELTEYYLGQLFYFYELACGISGGILGVNTFDQPGVEAYKNNMFMLLGKPGYERK, from the coding sequence ATGGATCGCATAAAACTTGACTACTCGAAGGTGTTATCGTTTGTAGGGGAAGAAGAGATCGCCGTGCAACGAGAAAAAGCAACAAAAGCTCTAAAGGACTTGGAAGACGGAACTTGTAAAGGGAGTGACTTTCTGGGTTGGCTCGATCTGCCCGTTCACATCACGGATGATGAATTGGATCGTATTTCTGCTTGTGCCAACAAGTTAAGGGAGCAAACCGATGTCGTTGTCATCGTGGGCATCGGGGGATCTTACCTGGGAGCCAAGGCGGTGATCGAGGCCATGTCCGGTAGTTTTGATGCTTATTCCGGTACGAAAGTTGTTTTCGCGGGAAATAACGTGAGCGAGGACTATCTATACGAGTTACAGGCGTTCCTCAAAGATAAGAAATTCGGTATATGCGTGATTTCCAAATCGGGAACCACGACCGAGCCTGCCGTGGCTTTCCGTTTATTGAAAGATCAATTAATCGAGCAGGAGGGAATTACCGTGGCGAGGGAGAGAATTGTTGCCATTACCGACGAGAAAAAGGGTGCCTTGCGAACGATGTCAGATCGGGAAGGGTACGAGACTTTTATTATTCCGGACAATGTCGGGGGACGCTACTCCGTGCTGACCCCCGTGGGATTGCTCCCCGTGGTCATTGCCGGTTTTGATGTTCGGGCTTTAGTCAAAGGGGCCGTGGATATGCGGGCGTACAGCAAAGGTAACGGGGCAGAACTTTCCGCCACTTATGCTGCTGTTCGGAACGCCCTCTACGAAAAGGGGTACGTGATCGAGATCACGGTGAACTTCAACCCGAAACTGCATTACGTTGCCGAATGGTGGAAGCAGCTTTACGGGGAAAGCGAGGGAAAAGAGAATAAGGGTATATTCCCCGCCAGCGTTGATTTCACGACAGATTTGCACTCCATGGGACAATACATACAGGAAGGACGTCGCAATCTGTTCGAGACAGTTCTTTCCATCGATAAAACGAAATACAGCTTGCAAGTGCCTTGCGATGCCCATGACCTCGATAAACTGAATTATCTAGCCGGGAAACGCGTTGATGAGGTAAACAAGATGGCTGAACTGGGAACCCAACTCGCCCACGTGGACGGTGGGGTACCGAATATCCGGGTCATTATCCCGGAACTGACGGAGTACTACTTGGGTCAGCTATTCTATTTCTACGAGCTGGCTTGCGGCATCTCCGGCGGTATCCTCGGGGTGAACACCTTCGACCAGCCGGGCGTGGAGGCCTACAAGAACAATATGTTCATGCTGCTCGGTAAGCCGGGGTACGAGAGAAAATAA
- a CDS encoding bifunctional nuclease family protein — MDRIKLKVFGLSYQSMSQTGAYALILAEENDAFRIPIIIGIAEAQSIAIQMEHLHSQRPLTHDLMKSLADNLGVVLEEVYIYRWESGIFYSELRFRNGEELLKIDSRTSDAIALALRYNCPIYIAASVIAKTAIPISDLAAGEFSGQKPVEPEKSETTEYNFTIEELTRLLDEAVKNEDYESASRFRDMLKARKEE, encoded by the coding sequence ATGGACAGGATTAAGTTAAAAGTTTTCGGGTTATCTTATCAGAGTATGTCACAAACCGGAGCATACGCGCTGATTCTGGCGGAAGAGAACGATGCCTTCCGCATCCCCATCATTATCGGGATCGCAGAGGCTCAATCCATTGCCATACAGATGGAACACCTGCACTCGCAACGTCCCTTGACGCATGATTTGATGAAGAGTCTGGCGGATAATCTGGGAGTGGTTTTGGAAGAGGTTTATATATACCGTTGGGAATCCGGTATCTTTTACTCTGAACTGCGTTTCAGGAATGGCGAGGAATTACTGAAGATTGATTCGCGTACTTCTGACGCCATCGCTCTTGCCTTGCGCTATAATTGTCCGATTTACATCGCGGCCAGCGTGATTGCCAAGACAGCCATCCCGATCTCCGATTTGGCAGCGGGAGAATTTAGCGGGCAAAAGCCTGTTGAACCGGAGAAATCTGAAACAACCGAGTATAACTTCACGATAGAAGAATTAACCCGTTTACTGGATGAGGCAGTGAAGAACGAGGATTACGAGAGTGCCTCTCGTTTCCGAGATATGCTGAAAGCCAGGAAGGAGGAATAA
- a CDS encoding recombinase family protein: protein MVVAYLRVSTNKQHLENQQEEIKKFAAHRGLDIDKWYHDVVSGKVHSNDRKLGDLLESLQEGDCLIVTEVSRLSRTLIDIMNIINTCIQRKIVLHSTKEGYTFENNLNSKILGFAFGLVAEIERNLISIRTREALAVRKAEGKKLGRPYGSCPQLNVLIQNKEKIIELMDNSVPYKKIAKKYKVSICTVNRFVKQHINESK from the coding sequence ATGGTAGTTGCATATTTGCGAGTCAGCACAAACAAACAACATTTGGAAAACCAGCAGGAGGAGATCAAGAAATTTGCAGCCCACCGGGGACTTGATATTGACAAGTGGTATCACGACGTTGTCAGTGGAAAAGTACATAGTAATGACCGAAAACTAGGCGACCTTCTGGAATCTTTGCAGGAAGGTGATTGCCTTATCGTCACGGAAGTTTCGCGATTGAGCAGGACATTGATTGACATAATGAATATCATCAATACCTGTATTCAACGTAAAATTGTTCTTCATAGCACGAAAGAAGGGTACACTTTCGAGAATAACCTGAACAGTAAAATCCTAGGATTCGCATTCGGGCTAGTCGCGGAAATCGAACGTAATCTTATATCCATCCGGACAAGAGAGGCTCTCGCGGTAAGAAAGGCCGAGGGAAAAAAACTGGGGCGCCCGTATGGCAGTTGCCCGCAGTTGAACGTGTTGATACAAAACAAGGAGAAGATTATCGAACTCATGGATAACAGCGTACCTTACAAGAAAATAGCCAAGAAATATAAAGTATCCATCTGCACCGTCAACCGATTTGTCAAACAACACATTAACGAAAGCAAGTAA
- a CDS encoding L-serine ammonia-lyase, giving the protein MKSIREIFRIGYGPSSSHTMGPGRAAHYFKEKNPDAERYRVTLYGSLALTGVGHGTDVAIQKMINRPDDTEIIWESTKSLPHHPNGMLFEALRNGEVVDRWEVYSVGGGALWDELETFKEEDVYPDTKMTDILEWCKAEGRSFVEYVELHEGPEIFDYLEEVWKVMVTSIHNGLENEGVLPGNLRLARKACSYHVRAQQSAGTLRHMGMVFAAALAVAEENAAGGKIVTAPTCGSAGVVPSVLFFLKHDQEISDKRIIKGLATAGLIGNIVKTNGSISGAEVGCQGELGTACAMAAGAAAQILGGSPMQIEYAAEMGFEHNLGLTCDPVGGYVQIPCIERNAFISQKARECAIYSLFSDGRHKVSFDDVVETMMQTGCDMQAKYRETSLGGLARIYRAPLKKS; this is encoded by the coding sequence GTGAAATCAATCAGAGAAATATTTAGAATTGGGTACGGGCCTTCTTCCAGTCACACGATGGGACCGGGACGTGCCGCACATTATTTTAAGGAAAAGAATCCGGATGCCGAGCGCTACCGGGTGACCTTGTACGGGAGTTTGGCCCTGACAGGAGTGGGCCACGGAACGGATGTTGCCATTCAGAAAATGATTAATCGGCCGGACGACACGGAAATTATATGGGAATCCACGAAATCCCTGCCCCATCATCCGAACGGGATGTTGTTCGAGGCATTGAGAAACGGGGAAGTCGTGGATCGTTGGGAAGTATACAGTGTCGGTGGTGGCGCTTTGTGGGATGAACTGGAAACCTTCAAGGAGGAGGATGTCTATCCCGATACGAAAATGACGGATATACTGGAGTGGTGCAAGGCCGAGGGACGCTCTTTCGTGGAGTACGTGGAACTGCACGAGGGACCGGAAATCTTCGACTATCTCGAAGAAGTTTGGAAAGTGATGGTTACAAGTATTCATAACGGCTTGGAAAACGAGGGAGTGTTACCCGGTAACTTGAGGTTGGCACGCAAGGCTTGTTCCTACCACGTGCGGGCCCAGCAATCGGCAGGAACCCTGCGCCATATGGGAATGGTATTTGCTGCCGCTTTGGCAGTTGCCGAAGAGAATGCGGCAGGAGGTAAGATAGTGACGGCACCCACGTGCGGGTCGGCCGGGGTCGTTCCTTCCGTGTTGTTTTTCTTGAAACACGATCAGGAGATTAGTGATAAACGAATTATAAAAGGTCTGGCCACGGCCGGGTTGATCGGTAACATCGTGAAGACCAACGGTTCTATTTCTGGGGCCGAGGTAGGATGTCAGGGAGAGCTGGGAACGGCTTGCGCTATGGCAGCCGGTGCGGCGGCCCAGATATTGGGAGGTTCCCCGATGCAGATAGAGTATGCTGCGGAAATGGGATTCGAGCATAACTTAGGCTTGACGTGCGATCCCGTGGGGGGGTACGTGCAAATTCCCTGTATCGAGCGAAATGCCTTTATCTCGCAGAAAGCGCGGGAATGCGCGATCTATTCTTTGTTCTCGGATGGCCGGCACAAGGTGTCTTTCGATGACGTGGTGGAGACCATGATGCAGACGGGTTGCGATATGCAGGCCAAGTATCGCGAAACAAGCCTCGGTGGTTTGGCCCGTATATACAGAGCTCCGTTGAAAAAATCGTAG
- a CDS encoding alanine dehydrogenase, which produces MDNSGKLLGAQINREWFLYQEKEVFAEYRQKRLTIGLPNETERRENRVCLTPEAVAMMVDMGHTIMVQRGAGEAAHYHDREYADAGAQMLDTCEEVYTADIILKPTPVMQADVEMMHDRQVIMSPIELFELRKEAVVEMMQKKITAVGFDILKDENETYPVVQMMSEISGSSAIMIASEYLSNSREGKGILLGGVTGITPAEVVILGAGTLGEYAARTALALGAEVKVFDHSLERLRRINHCLGRRVYTSVFHKPVLERALLSADVLIGALRFFDDDLGITVSEEQVRLMKQGAVIVDMSIEHGGCIETSGPTTHENPTYVYNGVIHYCVPNVPSRVARTASIAYSNLFTPLFDKISRAGGFNAAIKNDKGLRHGVYVYNGVLTKRVIADRYGLVSRDIDLLLAAF; this is translated from the coding sequence ATGGATAACTCGGGTAAATTATTGGGAGCCCAGATTAATCGGGAGTGGTTTCTATACCAGGAAAAAGAGGTGTTTGCGGAATACCGGCAGAAACGATTGACAATCGGTTTACCGAACGAGACCGAGCGACGGGAAAACCGGGTGTGTTTAACCCCGGAGGCCGTGGCCATGATGGTTGATATGGGGCATACGATAATGGTACAACGAGGAGCCGGAGAGGCTGCACATTACCATGACCGGGAGTACGCCGATGCGGGAGCCCAGATGTTGGATACCTGCGAGGAAGTGTACACGGCGGATATTATACTGAAACCGACTCCGGTGATGCAGGCAGACGTGGAGATGATGCATGATCGGCAGGTTATAATGTCGCCCATCGAGCTTTTTGAATTACGCAAAGAGGCTGTCGTCGAGATGATGCAGAAGAAGATTACGGCTGTCGGGTTTGATATTCTGAAAGACGAGAACGAGACTTATCCCGTGGTACAGATGATGAGCGAGATTTCGGGAAGTTCGGCGATCATGATTGCTAGCGAGTACCTGAGTAATTCCCGAGAAGGTAAAGGAATTTTGTTAGGAGGGGTGACGGGAATCACGCCTGCCGAGGTGGTTATTCTAGGTGCCGGAACTTTGGGTGAATATGCGGCTCGCACGGCATTGGCTTTGGGGGCAGAGGTGAAAGTCTTCGATCATTCGTTGGAGCGTCTGCGTCGGATAAATCATTGTCTGGGGCGACGGGTATATACTTCTGTTTTTCACAAGCCGGTTTTGGAACGGGCACTATTATCTGCCGACGTACTGATTGGGGCTTTACGTTTCTTTGATGATGATTTGGGAATCACCGTGTCTGAAGAACAGGTGAGATTGATGAAACAGGGGGCGGTAATCGTGGATATGTCCATTGAACACGGCGGATGTATTGAAACCTCAGGTCCTACCACCCACGAAAATCCGACGTATGTATATAACGGGGTAATCCATTATTGTGTCCCGAATGTCCCGTCGAGAGTGGCTCGTACGGCTTCCATTGCTTATAGTAATTTATTCACTCCTTTGTTTGATAAGATCTCCCGGGCGGGAGGTTTTAATGCCGCTATAAAAAATGACAAAGGATTGCGGCATGGGGTATATGTTTATAATGGAGTGTTGACCAAACGGGTAATTGCTGATCGCTATGGTTTGGTTTCCAGAGATATTGATTTATTGCTAGCGGCTTTTTAA
- the holA gene encoding DNA polymerase III subunit delta codes for MKYEEIVADLKAGKYAPIYFLSGEESYFLDDIATRIEKNALTEDEKAFNQTILYGNDVSMTTVTDTARRFPMMSQRQVVIVKEAQNIRDFENLLPYIDHLQPTTILVFLYKNKKPDKRKGIFKKLSSSSHCIYFESAKLYDNKIPDWIISYCKDKKYMISLKAAGILAESLGNDLSKVANELDKLMLLLPGGGEIKENLVEEHTGISKEFNTFELTAAIIQMDHLKANRIVNYFEANPKNNPLVLTISMLFRYFLNLLTYHYQKKSTPNQQEMARLLGINPYFLKDYTEGAKRYNAMKCANIISWLREYDLKSKGVGNANISDGELLKELIFKIMH; via the coding sequence ATGAAATACGAAGAGATAGTTGCAGATTTAAAAGCAGGAAAATATGCCCCGATTTACTTTTTATCGGGGGAGGAATCCTATTTTTTGGACGATATAGCGACACGCATCGAGAAAAACGCCCTCACGGAGGACGAGAAGGCGTTTAACCAAACGATATTGTACGGGAACGATGTCTCCATGACCACCGTGACCGACACAGCCCGCCGCTTTCCCATGATGTCACAACGTCAGGTTGTCATTGTCAAAGAGGCTCAGAATATCCGGGATTTCGAGAATTTACTGCCTTATATTGATCATCTTCAACCGACAACAATCCTCGTGTTTCTCTATAAAAACAAGAAACCGGATAAGCGTAAAGGGATTTTCAAGAAATTAAGCAGCTCTTCGCATTGCATCTATTTCGAGTCGGCCAAACTTTACGACAATAAGATCCCGGACTGGATTATCTCGTACTGCAAAGACAAGAAGTATATGATTTCATTGAAAGCCGCAGGTATTCTCGCGGAAAGTCTGGGGAACGATTTGAGCAAGGTGGCCAACGAACTGGACAAGCTCATGCTCCTACTTCCCGGTGGCGGTGAAATCAAGGAGAATCTGGTTGAAGAACACACGGGGATCAGCAAGGAATTCAACACGTTCGAACTCACGGCAGCCATCATACAGATGGATCACCTGAAAGCGAACCGTATCGTGAATTATTTCGAGGCTAATCCCAAGAACAACCCGCTGGTTCTCACGATCAGTATGTTGTTCCGGTACTTTCTGAACCTGCTGACGTACCATTACCAGAAGAAAAGTACTCCCAACCAGCAGGAAATGGCCCGGTTGCTGGGCATCAATCCTTATTTTCTGAAAGATTACACGGAAGGAGCGAAAAGATATAACGCCATGAAATGCGCTAACATTATCTCTTGGTTACGAGAATATGACCTTAAATCAAAAGGTGTCGGCAATGCTAACATTTCTGATGGTGAACTACTGAAAGAGCTAATATTTAAGATAATGCATTGA